One part of the Anopheles coustani chromosome 2, idAnoCousDA_361_x.2, whole genome shotgun sequence genome encodes these proteins:
- the LOC131264857 gene encoding uncharacterized protein LOC131264857: MEKALKTAVRQRAQIHSKLLRIEQTLQETKEPTVSQLKVLAKNVATVYAEFSAIHTTIVGLIPDGAMAEQDGVYDEFEEVFYEASNRIEELLLAAESKTTNNKPAAAQVVIQQQPLKAPIPTFDGTYAAWPKFKAIFEDLMANAGDSDTMKLYHLEKALVGEAAGAIDVSILNAGNYKQAWEILTERFGNHRAIVDSHIHGLLNLKRMTSENFHELRALVQETSRHVESLRFLKQNLEGVSEPMVVHLLVSALDKSTRKAWEGTQRKGELPRYEQTMAFLKSRCQILENCAAASSSAPVAKLKGNHPLSPRHPAQKSYTAAVIQCEICGKDHPNINCPELLKGTPRERSNTAQKAGLCFNCLRKGHQLRECPSKRKCYKCQRRHHTLLHEDVAPTGQPTISMAAEVEPQPPTPRVHPPSTAAEYGGPVVREQLSTACASQTIKPSKNVLLLTAVVNVLDAKNQPHRCRVLLDSGSQVNFLAEEMANRLGLPKRPANVPIVGINALRTLARDKLTVTIQSRVNSYQTSLECLVTPKITGTIPSCNINIDNWDIPEGITFADPTFYTPDKVDLLIGAELFFDILKPSQLDLADNLPRLQDSQFGWIVSGAIVEQQITIPAIYSHHALVDIEKRIQQFWQIEEVPDVPERSIEEVECENHFLTTYKRDESGRFIVRLPFNKQQTLLNNGRTVALKRFMMLEKRLLRNPELQQQYVEFIREYETLGHCRPIRESDDVPNQLSYYLPHHAVLRPSSSSTKCRVVFDASAKASPAELSLNDVLHVGPVVQNDLYSIVLRFRMYKVAFSGDIAKMYRQILHAKEDQRFLRIFWRPHPSEPLRVFELCTVTYGTASAPFLATKCLLQLVEEDGDAFPIASRIIKEETYMDDVLSGADSVEEAIEAQHQLKRLLNQGGFPIRKWCSNSLEFLEHIPVEEQEKAIPMAERGVNQAIKVLGLLWDPKADHLYIAHQPKPVATADQRVTKLIIYSEVAKFFDPLGLVSPVIVLAKLLIQRLWKLKTDWNDPIDEGSMKQWQELQPSLQHLHRIQTQRRPANQRHTSPYLTIPELRRSTEAVIRVTQLIHLDDEIQRAVKNEPSKKFANLRPIYTEEINVYLRKRLGHDCRATERGQLKLSKPKPYGVRGSSQQK; encoded by the exons ATGGAAAAGGCGCTGAAGACGGCAGTCCGCCAACGAGCGCAGATCCACTCCAAATTACTTCGAATCGAGCAGACGCTGCAGGAAACGAAAGAGCCAACCGTTTCCCAGCTGAAGGTGCTCGCCAAAAACGTTGCGACTGTGTACGCGGAATTTAGTGCCATACACACCACCATCGTAGGCCTAATTCCAGACGGCGCAATGGCAGAGCAGGACGGCGTCTACGACGAGTTCGAAGAAGTATTCTACGAGGCGTCCAATAGAATCGAGGAGTTGCTGCTAGCCGCGGAATCGAAGACAACGAACAACAAGCCTGCCGCGGCTCAAGTTGTCATCCAGCAGCAACCGCTCAAGGCACCGATCCCGACTTTCGACGGCACTTACGCTGCATGGCCCAAGTTTAAGGCCATCTTCGAGGACCTGATGGCCAATGCAGGCGACAGTGATACTATGAAGCTGTATCACCTTGAAAAGGCATTGGTCGGCGAGGCTGCAGGTGCAATTGATGTCAGCATCCTCAACGCTGGCAATTACAAGCAAGCCTGGGAGATTCTGACGGAGCGCTTCGGCAATCATCGAGCCATAGTGGACAGCCACATCCACGGATTGCTGAACCTCAAAAGGATGACGTCAGAAAACTTCCACGAGCTAAGAGCTCTAGTCCAAGAGACTTCCCGACATGTGGAAAGTCTCAGGTtcctaaaacaaaacctgGAAGGAGTGTCGGAACCAATGGTGGTCCATCTGTTGGTTTCGGCTTTAGACAAATCAACCCGAAAAGCCTGGGAAGGGACGCAGCGGAAAGGTGAGCTGCCCCGTTACGAGCAGACGATGGCATTTCTAAAATCCCGATGCCagattttggaaaattgcgCAGCAGCGTCATCATCAGCTCCTGTGGCCAAACTAAAGGGCAACCATCCGCTTTCTCCGAGACATCCAGCCCAGAAGAGCTATACAGCAGCGGTCATTCAGTGCGAAATCTGTGGTAAGGACCATCCTAATATAAATTGCCCAGAACTGCTGAAAGGGACACCACGGGAAAGAAGTAACACCGCACAAAAGGCAGGACTATGCTTCAACTGCCTGCGGAAGGGACATCAGTTACGGGAATGTCCCTCCAAGAGAAAGTGCTACAAGTGCCAGCGTCGCCATCATACGCTCCTGCACGAGGACGTAGCACCCACCGGCCAGCCAACTATTTCCATGGCAGCAGAAGTAGAACCTCAACCTCCGACCCCAAGAGTGCATCCTCCATCGACAGCGGCAGAGTACGGCGGACCAGTGGTACGAGAACAACTTTCGACGGCATGTGCATCGCAAACCATCAAACCCAGTAAGAACGTCCTGCTGTTGACTGCCGTGGTCAACGTGCTGGACGCCAAGAACCAGCCACATCGCTGCCGCGTCCTCCTAGACAGCGGTTCTCAGGTCAATTTCCTTGCTGAGGAAATGGCCAACCGTCTAGGACTGCCAAAGAGACCGGCCAACGTTCCGATCGTGGGAATCAACGCGTTGCGCACGCTCGCTCGCGACAAGCTGACCGTTACAATACAATCCCGGGTGAACAGTTACCAAACAAGCTTGGAATGCTTGGTAACTCCAAAAATAACTGGCACGATCCCGTCGTGCAACATCAACATCGACAACTGGGACATTCCGGAGGGAATAACCTTTGCTGATCCAACGTTCTACACGCCAGACAAGGTTGATTTACTGATCGGGGCTGAGTTGTTCTTCGATATACTCAAGCCAAGCCAACTCGATCTTGCCGATAATCTACCTCGTCTGCAAGATAGCCAGTTTGGTTGGATTGTGTCCGGAGCCATAGTAGAGCAGCAGATTACCATCCCAGCCATATATTCCCACCACGCTTTGGTCGACATCGAAAAAAGGATCCAGCAGTTTTGGCAGATTGAAGAGGTTCCAGACGTCCCGGAACGATCCATCGAAGAAGTGGAGTGCGAGAACCATTTTCTAACTACATATAAAAGGGATGAATCTGGAAGGTTCATTGTGCGACTTCCgtttaacaaacaacaaaccctgTTGAACAATGGTCGCACAGTAGCCCTTAAACGGTTTATGATGTTGGAGAAACGACTGCTTCGCAACCCAGAGCTACAACAACAGTATGTGGAGTTCATCCGAGAGTATGAAACTCTAGGGCACTGCCGACCAATCCGTGAATCCGACGATGTACCCAACCAGCTGTCCTACTATCTGCCACACCATGCGGTTTTGCGGCCATCTAGTTCGAGCACGAAATGCCGAGTCGTGTTTGACGCCAGTGCAAAGGCATCTCCAGCCGAGTTATCACTCAACGACGTGCTGCATGTAGGACCAGTTGTACAGAACGATCTCTACTCCATTGTTCTGAGATTTCGAATGTACAAGGTAGCCTTTTCGGGAGACATCGCCAAAATGTATCGTCAGATTCTCCACGCTAAAGAAGATCAACGTTTCCTGCGGATTTTTTGGAGACCACACCCTTCCGAGCCACTACGAGTCTTCGAGTTGTGTACAGTTACCTACGGTACAGCATCAGCACCATTTCTTGCCACCAAATGTTTGCTCCAATTGGTCGAGGAGGACGGGGATGCCTTTCCGATTGCATCTCGCATAATAAAGGAAGAGACATACATGGACGACGTTCTCTCAGGTGCGGACTCGGTTGAGGAAGCTATAGAAGCCCAACACCAACTTAAGCGGCTTCTCAACCAAGGAGGGTTTCCCATCCGCAAATGGTGCTCAAACTCGCTGGAGTTTCTTGAGCATATTCCAGTAGAAGAGCAAGAAAAAGCCATCCCAATGGCCGAACGAGGAGTGAACCAGGCGATAAAGGTGCTTGGGTTACTCTGGGACCCAAAAGCAGATCATCTATATATCGCTCACCAGCCGAAGCCAGTCGCAACAGCTGACCAAAGGGTTACGAAGCTCATCATTTATTCAGAAGTAGCCAAATTCTTCGACCCTCTGGGGTTAGTGTCTCCGGTCATCGTGTTGGCTAAGCTACTCATTCAACGTCTTTGGAAGCTGAAAACTGACTGGAACGACCCCATCGACGAAGGATCGATGAAACAGTGGCAAGAACTCCAACCATCCTTGCAACACCTGCATCGCATCCAGACTCAAAG AAGACCCGCAAACCAACGACATACCAGCCCGTATTTAACGATTCCCGAGTTGCGCCGTTCTACTGAAGCCGTCATCCGTGTCACCCAACTCATCCATCTTGACGACGAAATCCAGCGAGcagtgaaaaatgaaccatCGAAGAAGTTTGCAAACCTTCGTCCAATCTACACTGAAG AGATTAACGTTTATCTGCGCAAGCGGCTGGGACACGACTGCCGAGCGACTGAAAGGGGTCAACTGAAGCTGTCCAAACCGAAACCATATGGCGTCCGAGGCAGCTCGCAACAAAAATGA